The following proteins are encoded in a genomic region of Haemorhous mexicanus isolate bHaeMex1 chromosome 11, bHaeMex1.pri, whole genome shotgun sequence:
- the LOC132332487 gene encoding von Hippel-Lindau disease tumor suppressor-like, whose product MSPPGPGLPGDAAPGSVLRSVNTRELSEVVFNNHSPRCVLPVWLDFEGRPRSYPVLQPRSGRVMRSYRGHLWLFRDAGTNDGLLVNQQELFVAAPNVTKADITLPVFTLKERCLQVVRSLVSPMDYRKLDIVQSLYEELEDHPDIWKDLRRLSLERNEALRN is encoded by the exons aTGTCGCCGCCAGGCCCGGGCCTCCCCGGCGACGCTGCGCCCGGGTCTGTGCTGCGCTCGGTCAACACGCGGGAGCTCTCCGAGGTCGTGTTCAACAACCACAGCCCCCGCTGTGTGCTGCCCGTCTGGCTGGACTTCGAGGGCCGGCCGCGCTCCTACCCGGTGCTGCAGCCGCGCAGCGGGCGCGTCATGCGCAGCTACCGGG ggcacctCTGGCTGTTCCGGGATGCAGGGACCAATGACGGGCTGCTCGTCAaccagcaggagctgtttgTGGCAGCCCCCAATGTGACCAAAGCTGACATCACGCTGCCAG TGTTCACCCTGAAGGAGAGGTGTCTGCAGGTTGTGCGCAGTCTGGTCAGCCCCATGGACTACAGGAAACTGGACATTGTTCAGTCGTTATACGAAGAGCTGGAGGATCATCCTGACATTTGGAAGGATCTTCGGCGGCTTTCTCTGGAGAGGAATGAAGCACTGAGGAACTAA